TGACCTGTCCCTTGTAAAATTACGCGGCAAGGGATTTATGCTCACGGGAAGTAAAAATGCAAAGGAAACCCTTATCAATGATTTTGAGCGTAAAAACTATTCTCAGGAATTTTCTCTGGAAGAAAAAAGTTTTTTGGTGCTGCTTTATCTTTTGAATGAAAAAGACACGGTGAAAATTGCGTCACTTGCCCGACGCCTTAATATTTCGGAAACGGGTGTGTCAAAAATACTTACCGAGCTTGAACAAAATCTTAAAAAATCCGGCTGCGTCATTTTGCGTAAAAGAGGAGTCGGAACATATATCAGCGGAAATGAAATCGCTGCACGGCAAGCGGCTTTGAATACGGCTTGTCTCTATCTGAATTTTAATGAATTTATGAGTTTATTGTATACTTATATTCATAAACCGGCAATCCCTGAAAACAGACTTAAAATCTATACTTTTACGTGCGCCGTGTTTGAATATCTAAACGAAAAAACACATATAAAGCAAAATTTCGATTTTGTGGAAAAAATCGAAACGCTCTCATCAACTTCTTTTTCGGATATAGACTTTGTACTCTTGTTTTTATGTGTCAGTATTATGGAGTTCCGCTGTGCCAACGGTTTTTTTGTGGCGCCTCGTAAAGACGATAAAGCATATGAAGATGATCAGATAAGTACTGAGATAAAACAAACCTGCCGTTCTTTGCATTTTTTAATAAGTGAAAATGATTATGCCGACACCGAAACGCTGTTTTTTACGGAAATTTTACAAAGCACCGAAGCTGCGGCAAGTATGTTTAAAAACCAAAAGCAATACGTCCAAATTGCAGGAAATTTTGTATCGTTTATAGAAGCGTCTTTAGACGGATACGTTACCGAACATAAAAAAGTTGCCTATATCATATATTTACAACTAAGGCATCTATTAAAAAATCACCGGCAGCTTTTTTCGATACAGGAATATGCAGCGTCATTTGCCGAAAATATTTTAAATAATGACAATCGTATGCAAAAAATTGTAAAACCGGCTGCGGATTTTTTACAAGCGCGCCTTCATATCGATGTTTCCGAAAAAGAAGCCGGCGTTTTGCTGAGTTTTATAGCTCCTTTTTTTAAGTCGAATATAAAAAAAATATCGGCCGTTCTGGTCTGTGCCTCCGGTATCGTCGTGAGCAGCATTCTTAAAGAACGTATATGCAAGGAATTTCCCGAACTCGAGCTTATCGAAACGGTGTCCGTGCGAAAGCTCACCGATTCATACATAAAAGAAAAAGGCATTGATTTTATTATTTCCGTTATAGATACTGCGCCTTTATCGGTGCCCGCTGTTTATATATCCGTTCAGTTGGAAGACTCGGACATACAAAAAATAAAAAATATACTGCTGAGTATACAAAGGGGAATCTAGTATGCTTTCTGATTTTATTTTGCGACATAAAACTTTTTTGTTGCAAGCCGAAGCGGATACATGGCAAGATGCGGTAAAAAAATCTGCGGATTTACTGATAGATTCCGGATGTGCTTTGCCTGCATATTACGAAGCGATTCTCGATGCGGTAAAAGAATTCGGTCCTTATTTTGTTA
This Treponema socranskii subsp. buccale DNA region includes the following protein-coding sequences:
- a CDS encoding BglG family transcription antiterminator: MNIGDSKIISILNVLLDASDYISSVIIAEKIGASESTFFRLLPQIEKYIQPYDLSLVKLRGKGFMLTGSKNAKETLINDFERKNYSQEFSLEEKSFLVLLYLLNEKDTVKIASLARRLNISETGVSKILTELEQNLKKSGCVILRKRGVGTYISGNEIAARQAALNTACLYLNFNEFMSLLYTYIHKPAIPENRLKIYTFTCAVFEYLNEKTHIKQNFDFVEKIETLSSTSFSDIDFVLLFLCVSIMEFRCANGFFVAPRKDDKAYEDDQISTEIKQTCRSLHFLISENDYADTETLFFTEILQSTEAAASMFKNQKQYVQIAGNFVSFIEASLDGYVTEHKKVAYIIYLQLRHLLKNHRQLFSIQEYAASFAENILNNDNRMQKIVKPAADFLQARLHIDVSEKEAGVLLSFIAPFFKSNIKKISAVLVCASGIVVSSILKERICKEFPELELIETVSVRKLTDSYIKEKGIDFIISVIDTAPLSVPAVYISVQLEDSDIQKIKNILLSIQRGI